A window of Escherichia coli contains these coding sequences:
- a CDS encoding bactofilin family protein — protein sequence MFSRGKIKENTSTTTIISESTFFVGDISSGEKIIIHGKVNGNINTDNGVVFIDKGGVVNGSVVCEKLILNGELHGECCCSILDVYENGFLQGDVSYRSLEIRNGGCITGIVNKVTDEVQNNVSELVKTREN from the coding sequence ATGTTTTCTAGAGGAAAAATAAAGGAAAATACATCGACCACAACCATTATTTCAGAAAGTACATTTTTTGTTGGCGACATTAGTTCCGGTGAAAAAATAATAATTCACGGTAAAGTTAATGGCAATATAAATACTGACAATGGTGTGGTCTTTATTGACAAAGGTGGGGTAGTTAATGGAAGTGTTGTATGTGAAAAATTGATTTTAAATGGAGAGCTGCATGGTGAATGTTGTTGCTCCATATTAGATGTGTATGAAAATGGTTTTCTACAAGGAGATGTGAGCTATCGATCACTGGAAATTCGCAACGGGGGATGTATTACAGGAATTGTAAACAAGGTGACTGATGAGGTACAAAACAATGTATCTGAATTGGTGAAAACAAGAGAAAATTAA